The following are from one region of the Hemitrygon akajei chromosome 31, sHemAka1.3, whole genome shotgun sequence genome:
- the ino80e gene encoding INO80 complex subunit E isoform X1, with amino-acid sequence MSGPGESDYRRKYRNLKRKLKLLLYEQECFQLELRKAQRKFIKVSRDKSFLLDRLLEYENVNDDSSDSDATASSENSEPDGPKLLDTPLQKKKRSPPLGGSASTSPTSLSLQTSLGYPPSRSTTPTQSPYLGTVGSPNFTQFPSEYLSTYADPQGPPATPTGPLPCTRGDRGKREKRGKPPKGKRCKLPASLRSSPPGSVSLPFSGPPDPLPALSSKLPPATILSTVPHQMFSTTGEGSEDEPIDGDDDLVIDIPE; translated from the exons ATGAGTGGCCCTGGTGAAAGCGACTATCGGCGCAAGTACCGCAACCTGAAGCGGAAGCTGAAACTGCTGCTTTAT GAGCAGGAATGCTTCCAGCTGGAACTCCGCAAGGCCCAGAGAAAATTCATTAAAGTGTCTCGGGACAAAAG CTTCCTTTTGGATCGATTACTCGAATACGAGAATGTCAACGATGATTCCTCTG ATTCGGATGCCACAGCCTCATCTGAGAACAGCGAGCCTGACGGTCCCAAGCTCCTCGATACTCCACTACAAAAGAA GAAGAGGAGCCCACCACTCGGGGGTTCAGCATCAACATCACCCACTTCCCTGTCGCTGCAGACAAGCCTAGggtacccaccatcaaggagtACCACCCCAACACAATCCCCTTACCTCGGCACG GTGGGCTCCCCAAACTTCACCCAGTTCCCCAGTGAGTACCTCTCCACGTATGCAGATCCCCAGGGACCCCCTGCAACCCCCACCGGCCCCCTCCCCTGCACTCGTGGTGACCGGGGCAAACGTGAGAAGAGAGGCAAGCCCCCCAAAGGCAAGAGGTGCAAG CTTCCAGCCTCGCTACGTTCCAGCCCCCCAGGTTCTGTGAGCCTCCCATTCTCAGGGCCCCCGgaccctctccctgccctctcatCCAAGCTGCCTCCTGCCACCATCCTCAGCACTGTCCCCCATCAGATGTTTAGCACCACTGGTGAGGGCAGCGAGGACGAGCCCATTGACGGTGACGATGACCTAGTCATCGACATCCCTGAGTGA
- the ino80e gene encoding INO80 complex subunit E isoform X2 produces the protein MSGPGESDYRRKYRNLKRKLKLLLYIRMPQPHLRTASLTVPSSSILHYKRRSIPPLPRKRSPPLGGSASTSPTSLSLQTSLGYPPSRSTTPTQSPYLGTVGSPNFTQFPSEYLSTYADPQGPPATPTGPLPCTRGDRGKREKRGKPPKGKRCKLPASLRSSPPGSVSLPFSGPPDPLPALSSKLPPATILSTVPHQMFSTTGEGSEDEPIDGDDDLVIDIPE, from the exons ATGAGTGGCCCTGGTGAAAGCGACTATCGGCGCAAGTACCGCAACCTGAAGCGGAAGCTGAAACTGCTGCTTTAT ATTCGGATGCCACAGCCTCATCTGAGAACAGCGAGCCTGACGGTCCCAAGCTCCTCGATACTCCACTACAAAAGAA GGTCTATTCCACCCCTCCCCAGGAAGAGGAGCCCACCACTCGGGGGTTCAGCATCAACATCACCCACTTCCCTGTCGCTGCAGACAAGCCTAGggtacccaccatcaaggagtACCACCCCAACACAATCCCCTTACCTCGGCACG GTGGGCTCCCCAAACTTCACCCAGTTCCCCAGTGAGTACCTCTCCACGTATGCAGATCCCCAGGGACCCCCTGCAACCCCCACCGGCCCCCTCCCCTGCACTCGTGGTGACCGGGGCAAACGTGAGAAGAGAGGCAAGCCCCCCAAAGGCAAGAGGTGCAAG CTTCCAGCCTCGCTACGTTCCAGCCCCCCAGGTTCTGTGAGCCTCCCATTCTCAGGGCCCCCGgaccctctccctgccctctcatCCAAGCTGCCTCCTGCCACCATCCTCAGCACTGTCCCCCATCAGATGTTTAGCACCACTGGTGAGGGCAGCGAGGACGAGCCCATTGACGGTGACGATGACCTAGTCATCGACATCCCTGAGTGA